Within the Papaver somniferum cultivar HN1 unplaced genomic scaffold, ASM357369v1 unplaced-scaffold_132, whole genome shotgun sequence genome, the region ccAATTtgaaagccactagacttgacattccacaatttttccacacttggaataggatggattccaccataagacttgctctaacaaGCATAATAACACTAACAAGATTGTTTAACTCAACCTTTCTAAAATCTAGACCTCCTTCGGACTtccatccaatttttttttctctttttttgatAGGTTAATAAAGTGGTTAGTTAGTGGCCCCTTAATACTACTAACAATCACAAGGCGTATCTATTCCAAGGGAGGGGGCATGAAAACTATCAGGCCACTTGATGGTTCCATCTGAAAAGTTAAAGTTTCCTATCTATGAACTCACGATGTTGTAAACTGAATTTTGGTTGTCAAATGAATGTGGTATTATCGAGgggaaaaaaacaaagaaaaaagaaaataaaatgttttACTATTCTTCTTGTTTGATGTTTGTAAACCATCGATGTTGTCTCCACTGGTTTATGTGGAATCTGTATTCAGCGTCGGTTCCTTATATATCGATTTGACTTCTTTAGTTGTCTGCAATATAGATGCTAGTTATCCCTTATGATTTGTCTGGGGATTTCCAATTAATATTCAGTAGAAGCTTGTCAGTTTATGGATTACACTTTTGTTATAGGGAGGAGGGTTTTGGATCAAGGGAGTGGAAGACCCAGACTCAACTTAATGATTTATGAATGAGTTggatttaaataatttttggacCAAAACGACCTTTAAACTCATTTAACTACCAAGACTTACAGAATCTGAAAACCCAATTTCATTTATGATTCATCACCAAAACTATATCTTCACCAAAAATACAACAACGATGATGGGTGAATATTGAAGTTTGAGAACCATTTTCTAAGATAAGAGAATCTAATGAAATATTTTGTGAATCTCAATTTGTTTCAAATGTTCTCGAGTTTGTTGGAAACCAAATATCTCAAGTACCTAAATGAAAAAAATCAGTTTGATTTATACGTATAAAACCTTGATTCTTCCATACCAGTAGAAGAGAGATGAGACATTCGCGTTCACAACACGAAACATGAACACCAAATTTCTCCACCATGTAAATGATGGTGAAATGCAACATTTCACTGCCCCTTCAGTGATGGTGAAATAGAACTTTTCACTGCCATATTAGTGACGGTGATAGATGACATGTTAATGTCcatttttcttcctcttcttcttcttattccagTTTTCGTCGTTTAGTCTTACTAATATCTTAATTTGGATGCTGCTAATGTTGTTCTACTTGCGGCTCTCTCTAGTagtgaggattttttttttcgacGGGAAAGGTTATATTAAGAAGTAAAAGGAGTTGGACTAGCCAACTAAGTACACGAAACAGATAACGACTCTCAACAAACACTGAGAGACCGAAATACTGCTTCACAGCAACAAAAATGCAGACTAAAGCAATCAAAAAGAAAGAACAGCCCTCAACAACTCCTGATGATCGAAGCCTGCAACACATAACATACATCAAATTGGAAGAACAATGACTGCCAAACTGTTAACTACAAAACAGTGTCAATCTAAGCCGCGCCATTATGAGACCTGCTCACATAATCCATGATGTAGAAACTACAGACCCTGATGCCAGAAGTGAACCTGCTGTAATCCATGCACAAGCACCAACCTCAGAAGCATGCCCTTCCAAAATAGTTACAACataactaggaaaaacatcagGCTTTGACTGTGCAGTTAATGACGGACTTACGGTATAATCTCTTTAGTCATTAATTTCTAGTTCTAGTCTTTTACATGTAAAAATCTCTACCAAATTAGATTTGAATACTAAACCATTACCACTTTTAGTAGCTATAGATACATTTACGTTATATTTTTAGTCATTAATTTCTTATCCaacaaaaatcatagcattcacAATCAAGAATGATTTCTTCTACTGTTTCTCACAACTGCTTTGTAACATTATCTTCACAACTGGTTGGTTCTCGTTCGCTCTGGAGAAAGAGGCATCTAAATTTCACGTTCACCAGGGTCAACGAGACAAGTTTGCTTCCatgattttttttaaattctGGTTGACCCTGGATAGCGTGATACACGTTGGTTTCTCGTTTTCTATAGccaaagagaaaaaaatacaTGGAGTTTCTACTGAATTGTTGAAATCAATTTTTCTGCACGATGTTGTTGCTTAATGGGTATTCTCTAAGGTTGTAGCTCTCAAGAAACTCTTACATGGTTACTACTAAACCTTAACCTTAAGGAATTTACGATATGAACTTATGTGGTATAATAGTAAAATTTGAAGGTTTTGCTGCATGATGATTATGATTATCAGATAACAAGATAAACCTTGAATAACACCCGAAGGTGATTTGGCTGAAAGTATTCAAtagattttgaaaaatatattaacGTTTTTGTTGTTCACGGTTGGAGTTGGGAttgggaggaagaagatggaaaTTATGTTCGAAAAAACTGTGTGATAATCGAGGATAATTTTGTCCGGTTCGGTAGATATTTTAGACTCGTTTCAATTTGATGAGTTGATTATGATTTTTCCCCTCACTTGATCCAAATTTCCCCTCCCTATAACAAAACTGATGGATTAACGAGTTTACTTTGTTATGGGTCTTGTAGCGTGGCTCTCTTGAGCGAGTTTTCGTTTAATGGAATATGTCCCTtttgttcaaaaataaaaataaaatgttttactAGATTCCAATCATGACCGTTGGCTTACACATGAACATACGCAATTCCCTTGAGACATAAATCCGGCTTTACCGTATGAATTCTTAATCATAGATACCTTGACTTTCATTACATATGTGAATAAAAATGCATATTTTAATGGAAAGGGGTTGGGGTTTTTGATTCTCTTCACGTGAAAGGCGGTTTTTCTTGTTCTCCTCTCCTACATTTATCTTGTTCTCCTCCTCCCTCCCGGGCCACTTAGGGTTttaatttaataataaaaaaaaaaactttgctgATCCTTCGTTATCACTCCCTCTATCTCACTCAATGGATTTCATCATTTTCTAACAAATTCACATTCTGTTCTGATCAgcaccaaattgattttcattttCGTTCGTAGTTTTTTTGAATTGATTGGGTAATTTCCGCTCCATTTATTCATCTTCGTTTCTTCATGAAAAGAGTGGATTCTGATTGATTTTGTTTGTCTTCGGATGGGTGAGAATAGGAGATACATTCTCAATCAACATTTAGgtcagttttttcttttttttctttgttccttgCAGATTTTGAGTAATGAGATTTTCGCAATTTGACGTCACATTGATCATTTGTGCTTTGTTGGCTTTTAGATTATAAAACAACTGTCGATGAATTGTTTATTTTCCTGATGGAGTCTACATGAATGTATGACATGTACTTACATTGAATGATTTGTGGCTGTTTTATATGCAAAATTAACCTCAGGTTATTTGTTCTGCTTGTAATGGAAGAGTATGAGGAGTTACTTGTGACtatgtgttttcttttttcttttatttttggatgtGATAGATATATCACAGATATTGGCAGAAGCAAAACTGCGTTGGCTACGACCAAATGAAGTTTGTGAAATTCTTCGCAACTATCAAAGGTTTATTATAACGCCGGATCCACCTTACAAGCCCTCAGGTTTGTTGTTTAATACTAGTTTATTCAAGTATGATAAGAAACTACTGgatcatgttcttgttttgaaGGCAACATTTGCTTAAACTGTCAAATGTGCTTGGTTTTTCTATGGTTTAGTTATTGGTACATGAGCACTCCAGTGTTGGGACATGTGTCTACATTGATGtgacacttttttttttgtgtaggtGGTTCTTTGTTCTTGTTTGATAGAAAAGTGCTTCGGTATTTTCGTAAGGATGGTCATAAttggaggaagaagaaagatggCAAGACTGTACGAGAAGCTCATGAAAAACTAAAGGTGTCATGTAGTTTCTTCAatgttgttgattttttttctttccacaAGTTGCATTGAACACAAATGATATCTTGTGTTTCTTAAGGATGTCCAAGCTGATTTTCCCATCTTGAAGAGCTATAAATGTATTTTTGTAACAGTGGATTTGGTTTTACATCGAAAGCCCCTCATTTATATGGCCCTTGTACTTTAAAGGTTAGATAATTTGGGAATGTTCTGGTGATCACTggaacttaaagaactcccttTTTCCTTATCCTCCTTTTAAACTACCAGCTTTGGTTGTGTATAAAGCAGAATCTGTTCTGTATACATCTCTGTTAAATATTGTAGGTGTTGTTTCTTTTGCACGTACCCTCTGAACTATATCGTTGCATGTCGTTTTTAGGCTGGCAGCGTGGATGTTCTTCATTGTTATTATGCCCATGGTGAGGACAATGAGAACTTTCAAAGACGGTGTTATTGGATGCTTGACACGTGAGTGTTGCTTTTTCTCCTATAGTTTCTGCTTTCGAAATTGTATATAATATGATAATGCAGATTATTGGTCTTCTGCTGCTCTGCATGAAATAATTGAATCATGGTACTTAAATAAAAGATGAGAACTCCTTGCGTATTACTAAGAAAATGTTTATCATAGTAATTTCTTTTTCACTTGATAGATGCTATCTCTGCAAGAAGATAGGGACTCTATTTCTAACACACTGCTGTGTTAGAGGGACTCTATTTCTAACGCACTGCTGTATTACAGTTGATGTGGATGCTTCTAGGTTTTGTCTTTAATGTTGCCACTACTATATGAGTGACTCAGTTTTGCTTTTCTTGCTCAATATTTTGCTTTTTATCTTTAGTACATATCTCATCCGTGCTTTCCGATTTTGTTGGTTTCAGGCAGTTGGAGCACATTGTTCTTGTGCATTATAGAGAAATAAAAGAGGTATAGATTTTGTAACATATAGAACTATACATGTCCTGTCTTGGTTCTTCATTCAATTCCTAAAGGTGTTTAGAGTTCGAAAACAAAATTGTCAGCAAGGGCCTTCTGTTCAATCTATGCTCAACAAGTTTATCATAATTCTGAATTTCTCCCTGGAATTTTGTACAATGTTGTATGGAACTACAGGGTGGtgtattttctttttcaattagCTAGAAAGATAGGAGTGAGTAAACAAATAAAAAGGGGAAAAAGTGTTAACTAACTTTTGTACCTCCAGGGGAACAGGTCCGGAATCTCCCATTTGGTAAATGCAGATTTAGGGGCACCTGCTGGAACTGCTCGTGCTTATCCTGCACCTTCTGCACAAGTGGACTCGACTGGTCGTACAATCCAGGCTTCTTATGCTTCTAGTCCAAGTACAGCCGAATGGAATGGACAGACACGATCTTCTGAATTCGAGGATGTGGATTCCTGGACTGATCAGGAAACCCCTTCGTCTTCAAGGGCCATGTCCTGTTCCAGATCTCAGAATTCTTCTTTACATTCTTCTGATATTGCAGGTAAGAGTATACTAGACTGCCTGAGTGCCTTGCTACCCTTTATGTAATATCCAGTTTTCTGGTTATCTCCGGTTCTGTTAGATACTGGGCCTGTGTTGAATGTTTCTCCCATCACCAGCTGCCTCTGCTGCTTTTCAGGATTCCCAGTGGTGTCAAGGAGCTCTCACGGTGCAGGGTTTCGTGGAGGTATTTTTGATCATGATAATTCTCATTCCTTGTGTCCTGAAGCTCACTGCTCCATTAGAAACATTAGTTGCATGCCCGACGAGAGGATTCCTTTCAACCAGCCTGAAAGAACTGAAGCTGTGAGTAGACTGACAGCGGCAGCATTGGAAACATGTAGTCTTGTCAAAGATGAGCTTGGGGATGCAAATATGGTGCTTCCTGACACACACTTTCATACATTAAGGAGAGGCTCGGAAACACCAGTTCAGGTTTTTAACTTTTTTTCTACCAATACAGTTCTCTTGCTTTCTTATACCaatcaaaagaaaaagttaaactTAAAAATGAAAACAGAGAAGTGAATTGCGAGTTTGTGCAGGTTGCGTCTGTAAGTGCATGCACATCTGCCAGTTATGTCCATGTCTGTTTTGTAAGACCAGTGAATTCTGGCACTTCTTTGTATATTTGTTGTTTTTTAAGTGGATTTGTAGCAACTTATGCTAAACCTATGGCATGATCATCAATTAAATTTGATCAGTTTGTATCCTGCAGGAATGTCCGAGTAATAAGGATGGTCAAACACGCTATTTGATCTCAAATAACTTGGCCGTTGGGGGAGCAGCAGCCCATATATTTCAGTTCTCACAAGACCACAATTTCCAGTTATTACATCCCCACTTTCAGAATAAACCCGGAGCACCTATGCTGGACAATGATAATGACATACCCCTTGTTGAAAAGGCAACTTTAGAAAATGAATCACATAAAAATGGTGAAGCAAGAGAGCTAAAGAAGCTTGACAGCTTCGGAAGATGGATGAATGAGGAAATAGGTGTAGACTGTGAAGACTCCTTGATGGCTTCGGACTCTGGCAATTACTGGAATACACTTGATACTCAGAAAGACGACAAGGAAGTTTCCAGTCTATCACGACATATGCAGTTGGATATTGATTCACTGAGTCCTTCTCTTTCCCATGATCAACTTTTCAGTATTCGTGATTTCTCACCAGATTGGGCTTACTCTGGGGTTGAAACAAAGGTGTGTATTTTTTATAGAAAAGTTCTCAGTCATGCCTAGTCATCACATGCACTGAATTGTTATAATTACAATTAACTGTTATTGTTTATTATTATGTGGGATTGGAATCTTAACTGATTGCATTTGTTGTGACTTTCTTTTTTCCTGATCCCTTCTTCCTTAGGTATTAATAACTGGTTCATTTCTAAGAGATCAAAAACATCTTAGTAGCAAAAAGTGGTGCTGCATGTTCGGTGAAGTTGAGGTTCCTGCTGAAATTTTAACTGATACTGTACTTCGATGCCAAGCCCCTGTACATTCTCTAGGACGTGTTCCATTCTACATCACGTGTAGTAACAGGTTGGCATGCAGCGAGGTGCGGGAGTTTAAGTATCGCGAAAATGCATCCGAGCCAAGTCCACTAGCTGTTAAAATTGAAGGGGAAGAGGAAGCAGCTATCCAAGTACGCATGGCAAAGATGCTGTATCTTGGGTTAGACAGGGAACTGTTGAATTGCTCTGTTCAGAACTGTGACAAATGTGCCCTCAggaatgttttttcttcttttggaagtgatgaagaaaaAGAGTGGGGGGAAATTGAGGAAGCTTCAGTTTCTGGAAACCATAAAAATCCTAAAGATGCACTGATTGAAAAATTGTTGAAGGATAGATTGTATGAGTGGCTTGTCAGTAAGATTCATGAAGGGGGCAGAGGAGCCAATGTGTGGGATGCTAAAGGCCAGGGAGTTATCCACTTGGCAGCATCTTTAGGTTACGGATGGGCAATGGCTGCCATAGTTGCGGCTCGAGTCAGTCCCAACTTTAGAGATGCTCAAGGAAGAACGGGACTTCACTGGGCTGCGCATTATGGGAGGTTAGATTGCAACTCCATAAATCGTTATATTCTCTGTGGATAAGTTTTCCACTGAGAATTTTATATTTACTGAAGCtgtatataatttctttttgttcatgctGATGTAACTCTTGAGTCCATGATAACACATTACTCATGCTTCTTGCTCAGAGAGGAAACAGTTGTTGCCCTTGTGAAACTGGGTGCAGCCCCTGGTGCAGTGGAGGATCCAACATCAAAATTTCCTGGAGGACGAACTGCTGCTGATTTAGCATCTAGTAGAGGGCATAAAGGGATTGCTGGGTATTTAGCTGAGGCGGATTTGACTAGTCATCTCTCTTTAATGACTATCAAGGAAAGTGTCATTGACAGTGTTGCTGCATCAATTGCTGCTGAAAAGGCTATCGAGACTGTAGAGGAGCAGAGCATTGCTCCAGATCAGAGCAAAGAGGGTCTGTTCTCTATGAAGAGTTCCCGAGAGGCTGTTAAGAAATCTGCCCAAGCTGCTGATTTAATCAAAGCCGCTTTTGCTCGTTCTTTCCATCACAAAAAGGAGTTTGTGAAGATCAAGGATGAAATATCTGAAATTCCAGCCGACATAGTTACCGTGGCCTCTTTTACTAACAAGGTCTCGAGTATGAATCACTTCACTGATTATCTGCATTCTGCATCTGCTGCTTTAAAAATTCAGCACAAATATCGTGGTTGGAAGGCACGGAAGGATTTCTTAAAAATACGCAACCGCATCGTAAAAATTCAGGTAAGCATTCGTTGAACTCTGTATATCATGTATGTAAGTGTAAAACTGATGACAGCACCTTAAGGATGTTGATGTATTGTTTGATTTATTTTACATCAGGCAGTTGTTAGGGGACATCAAGCTCGGACATATTATAAAAAGGTACTCTGGTCTGTTGGTATTGTTGAGAAGGTTATATTACGTTGGAGGCGCAAAGGACCTGGGTTGCGAGGGTTTTGTGCTGATAAATCAATTGGAAACACCCTACCTGTACCTGACAATGAAAAGATTGATGAGTATGATTTTTTGAGGGAAGGTCGGAAACAGAAAGTTGCTGGTGTAGAGAAAGCTCTAGCAAGGGTTCAATCCATGGCTCGTTACCCAGAATCTCGTGATCAGTACATGCGATTGAAAAGTTCAGAAAAAGGTATAGAGAATGAAAATATTACTGCAGTTACTAACCATGACTGATTAACGCTTCTAATATGTTCCatttattttgaaaaaaagaatGCAAAATGTATATGTTTCTAATTTTGGagtaggttgttttccacgtgAAAGCTACAAGTTGTAGCTGGAATGTGGTCTTAGGAAGTCTATGCGGATCTAATGATAGGACCGCTGTCTGGTCGTTGCAATTGTCATGAAAATTAAATGCAAAACTAGCAAAATCGTCTGGTGATGAGGTTATAACTAACTTGTAAATGTTCACATCCTCGGCCCAAATCAGTGCACGTtgcatttattttcttttcttttggttgGTTTTTGAAAAAAAGTGTCTAGATTATTTCGGATTCATTTTCCTACCATCTGCCGGAATGTATGTTAGTTAAATGCATTTATTGAAAGCTGAGGAGTTGTAAAAAAAATTGAACCAAGGAGAAAACAACAATGTTCACATTTTCTTTTACGATGACATTAGATAGCAAAATGCTCCCATAACCAATATAAGCATGTGATAGAATTCTCTTTGAGTGCGTTTCGATGCTCCATCAGTTGTGATGCCGCCAGCTGAGACACAAACAAGTAAAAACATCAGTAAAGAGAAACTGTGAACTGGCGGCACAAAAAAGGTAGATAATGCACTTGTAAAGAAGAAGAGTTGATCCTCACCACATTCTCTAGTTGAGTTCGACGAGCCTTCACAAGCACAGTTCGGAATCTCGGTCTCAGTATCGAATCCACAAGTCCCACCTGTTCGTTGGCAGCGATCACAACCAGCATTCGGGACCATGTAAGAAAGCTTAATTCCATAAGACCAATCCAATGGTCCTACACCCTCGAGTTCATCCGTGTTATAGGTGGTGGTGTAATGCGAACAATCGAGTATGTTCATGCTCATCAACTTCACAGTGTTATAATTTGTGTAACAGCAAGACGAGTAACCAGTGGTCACCGTTCCATTAGGTGAAAGTGGATGAAAAAGCCTAAAAGAAGTACAAGAATTATATAGCTCATCACATGAGTGACCCGAGAAGTTGAAGCAGAGCGAACGGTAATGGTTGAGAACAGGGGAATCAATCGAACAATTTAGAAGAATAAAAATGGTGTCTGCTGTTGGCGGCATCACAACAGATTGTATCTCAGTCATGATAAAATCATGGTGTGGTTGCAATGTACTACATGTTGACATACTTGGATCAAACACCACCATGGTTTGTTTTTCATAATCGATTGATTGTACTTTATAGCTACCTGAAGGGGTTAAGAAGAATAGATCTCCACTGCAGTTCAGCATTTTCCGATACTGGGGTGCACCACAACCATCGTCAATGGAGAATGGATAATTAACATTGATTCCTCCACAAATGTTCCGGCAGAATGAGAGTGCACAACAAACTGGCTCGATAAAGTGCAAAATAGTGATGATGGTCGTCAAGATACCCAATAAGCTCAGTGATTTTGAGGATTTCATTTTCATGTTTTGCTTCTCACAAGAACGAAGTCTGAAAAATGGGTGAAGAGTTCCCAGCATATACAAAGTTGGATAAAGTAAACGAACGGTAACATTTCCGTAATTTTCTCCCCATGTTGGGACCTTGAGCCCTTTTCTGGGACATCTTTTATCTTGGTAATCATTGATATGATGCATTTCTGCTCAAGTTTGAAAAAATGGCTCACTTTTTTCTACATAAAACATTTTTTAAAGTTGAGAACCTTTGCGAGAACCAATGAGGTGCGCAAAAGATGCAACTTCTGAAAATGTAGGGAGGGAAAATGGCATTGTGAACTGGCATTAAGAACTGTTCGTGCAGTGAGTGGCCCATTTTCCATGAACAGACAGTCTCCTAGCCTCACCTAAGAGCATCCACactgggcgagtataaccaaatttatgggatgagatcctaacacagtgggacggagtaaagatcaaatttggaccaaagatcaaattccagaccaaaaatggtcgcgaccaaatcccaaattctaatatagtcgggcgtaaatttaaattaCGCTttatgctgggcgtaaatttaaagtacgcttgttaacgggcggagatttaaattacgtccgatgaaattttaattaaataaaaaaaaaaaggaatgaggcggacttttaaagtccgcctgttaaaatttgcaaagaatggggcggactttaaaagtccgcccgaTGGAATtttaatgaggcggacttttaaagtccccctgttaaaatttacaaaggatggggcggacttttaaagtccggctgatggaattttaatggggcggacttttaaagtccgcctgacaaaattttaatcatgtaccgttgcgtcacaccacggactaaacccaaattttggtcttttttttgatctttgatcgttggttttgatcgcaccactgcagttgacTAGCTCCTTTTGGGAGAACCATCAAGGAAAAGAAGTAAGTAACAGCAACCATTAAGTAAAAAGCTAACATTCATAATTATAAAACACAGATTAGACAGCAACATTTGCAGTTAACTACATACTACTAATAGACACCATAAGTACAGACCGAACATTAAACTTAACCGCCCCTTAATCCAAAATAACAAAAGCAGTAGTAACAGTGCGACTACTTTCTTTCTTCATCATACATTAGTGAAACGAAGATATtctttctttgatggaagatcctTGGTTTCAAAACCCTGAGGGAACATCTTCTTGGCTTCATCATTAGTAACACTTGGAGATATCACCACGGGATCACCCTGTTTCCAGTTCACCGGAGTTGCCACCTTGTTCTTTGCTGCCTTCTGAAGTGAATCCAAAACCCTGACAATCTCATCCATGTTTCTTCCAGTTGTAGCGGGATACAAGAAGCTTAGCTTGACCTTCTTGTCAGTTCCAACAATGTGTAGTGCCCTTGATGGCGTTGGAAATCCATTCGGATCTTTTTCATCTGGATCAACCATGTTCAACTGCTTCATGATATCTCTGTTTGGGTCTGCTATGATTGGGTAGTTCACCTTGCAACCAGGCTGCATTTCGTTGATCAGCAAATAGTTAGAAATACACATTTCAAACACAGTTGAGACACTTTTCTTTGAAGTAAAATATGTGAATGGACAATAAAATTACAAAATATACCGTGTAAGCTTCAATGTCTTTGATCCATTCACTGTGACACTGAACATCATCACACGAAAGTCCTAAAAGTTTGGCACCTCTTTTCTCAAATTCACCAGAGTATGCAGCCATTTGACCTAACTCTGTTGTGCAGACAGGTGTGAAGTCCCCTGCATTGAGCGCCCAAACAGATATATTAGTCCACTACCACAAAAACATTCAAACTTAGCATAACAAACAACCAAgtacatgataaaaaaaaatgcttTACCAGGGTGAGAAAATAAGATGGTCCACTGGTTTCCAATGAAGTCATGAAGCTTGAATTTTCCATGAGTAGTTTCAACTTCCAAGTTAGGAATTTCATCTCCGATTGTCAGTCCAGGCATCTTGAATTCTTCTTGATCACTAATTAACTAAAAGCAAGAGTTACTTCGAAATCTCTGACTACTCAAATGCAGAAACTAACACTTGTTCTTTGAATGAGAAAGTGAGCGGTTCTTATATAGGGTAAGAAGTTAAGTGGGGGTTAAAGAAAGTGGTAGTGGCAGATCAGATAAGTATGCATGGAGAAAACGTGGCACAGTTATAGGCTTACTGGGTGTGAGCAGTTGCAACCTGCAAGACATGCATGTCAATAGCGTACATACACAGAGCTTATATCTGCACGTGGATAATCTTccaggggttagtcgtgggagagttcgagagattttaatgtatttaggttttctcctgttagtcctgagggagtttgagggagtctttccaaatctccgttagtcgtgggggagtttagaggagtcttcTAAACTcgctagaaaacacctgttagtcgctggggagtttaaaaaaagctcttgaactcctgttagtcataaaaccctacaatactagggagttggttgctttggggagttcgaaggagtttttagtgtattttgatccacaacaaatctctcaaaagagtagagatatgggaaggagtttggtgcgtagaaaaccataggagaaagaagaggaaacgtttttttccaggtatgttttttttcttctttgatctccatgattgtttataatagtttgatttgtgtactattttgattgtttttcatatctttgatctccatgattgtttattttgattgtgtgtatagttttgttttgtgggtactctctgtctgtcaaaaccctaatttgtggttcaaaagatcttggtaagaaattgcatgatttgattataatgatatctttaaattcaaccgttggaatatgatgaaatttgagtatgtcgtagtttaccttgttatagaagtacagtaaaattttcacgcggatcaggtcacgttggctactgcaaagcttgcacaatatatgactatggtctgctgagtttaaatcccgaatagggggactgattcctatttatctcattctccgcttatcggacaaagctgaaattttagtatgatgtttttatatctgaaggtttcctactgtagaaatttcatgaagttctgatcactttaggtacaccaaagtgtgagaaatccggaactgaattctgtatgcacgtattgaaagtagtcaggttctgagtaatgtatctttttaatgaaccgttggaatgctatgatttttgagtgtgttgtgtaatattgagttgtaagtgtaccataaaaatttaaagaggatcggtaagtattagtactgcaaagattggacaatctgaaactgtgtttcggtgaaacagaattcctttacagctatcttcataatttgttatgtcatcatgcattaattggcttgctacttcgcatgggtgtcattgagaatcactatcacttgttaagtcatcttatttaggcACATACTTATCttttattctatatgccaaagttcaatacag harbors:
- the LOC113333032 gene encoding calmodulin-binding transcription activator 2-like isoform X1 produces the protein MGENRRYILNQHLDISQILAEAKLRWLRPNEVCEILRNYQRFIITPDPPYKPSGGSLFLFDRKVLRYFRKDGHNWRKKKDGKTVREAHEKLKAGSVDVLHCYYAHGEDNENFQRRCYWMLDTQLEHIVLVHYREIKEGNRSGISHLVNADLGAPAGTARAYPAPSAQVDSTGRTIQASYASSPSTAEWNGQTRSSEFEDVDSWTDQETPSSSRAMSCSRSQNSSLHSSDIAGFPVVSRSSHGAGFRGGIFDHDNSHSLCPEAHCSIRNISCMPDERIPFNQPERTEAVSRLTAAALETCSLVKDELGDANMVLPDTHFHTLRRGSETPVQECPSNKDGQTRYLISNNLAVGGAAAHIFQFSQDHNFQLLHPHFQNKPGAPMLDNDNDIPLVEKATLENESHKNGEARELKKLDSFGRWMNEEIGVDCEDSLMASDSGNYWNTLDTQKDDKEVSSLSRHMQLDIDSLSPSLSHDQLFSIRDFSPDWAYSGVETKVLITGSFLRDQKHLSSKKWCCMFGEVEVPAEILTDTVLRCQAPVHSLGRVPFYITCSNRLACSEVREFKYRENASEPSPLAVKIEGEEEAAIQVRMAKMLYLGLDRELLNCSVQNCDKCALRNVFSSFGSDEEKEWGEIEEASVSGNHKNPKDALIEKLLKDRLYEWLVSKIHEGGRGANVWDAKGQGVIHLAASLGYGWAMAAIVAARVSPNFRDAQGRTGLHWAAHYGREETVVALVKLGAAPGAVEDPTSKFPGGRTAADLASSRGHKGIAGYLAEADLTSHLSLMTIKESVIDSVAASIAAEKAIETVEEQSIAPDQSKEGLFSMKSSREAVKKSAQAADLIKAAFARSFHHKKEFVKIKDEISEIPADIVTVASFTNKVSSMNHFTDYLHSASAALKIQHKYRGWKARKDFLKIRNRIVKIQAVVRGHQARTYYKKVLWSVGIVEKVILRWRRKGPGLRGFCADKSIGNTLPVPDNEKIDEYDFLREGRKQKVAGVEKALARVQSMARYPESRDQYMRLKSSEKGIENENITAVTNHD
- the LOC113333032 gene encoding calmodulin-binding transcription activator 2-like isoform X2, with amino-acid sequence MLDTQLEHIVLVHYREIKEGNRSGISHLVNADLGAPAGTARAYPAPSAQVDSTGRTIQASYASSPSTAEWNGQTRSSEFEDVDSWTDQETPSSSRAMSCSRSQNSSLHSSDIAGFPVVSRSSHGAGFRGGIFDHDNSHSLCPEAHCSIRNISCMPDERIPFNQPERTEAVSRLTAAALETCSLVKDELGDANMVLPDTHFHTLRRGSETPVQECPSNKDGQTRYLISNNLAVGGAAAHIFQFSQDHNFQLLHPHFQNKPGAPMLDNDNDIPLVEKATLENESHKNGEARELKKLDSFGRWMNEEIGVDCEDSLMASDSGNYWNTLDTQKDDKEVSSLSRHMQLDIDSLSPSLSHDQLFSIRDFSPDWAYSGVETKVLITGSFLRDQKHLSSKKWCCMFGEVEVPAEILTDTVLRCQAPVHSLGRVPFYITCSNRLACSEVREFKYRENASEPSPLAVKIEGEEEAAIQVRMAKMLYLGLDRELLNCSVQNCDKCALRNVFSSFGSDEEKEWGEIEEASVSGNHKNPKDALIEKLLKDRLYEWLVSKIHEGGRGANVWDAKGQGVIHLAASLGYGWAMAAIVAARVSPNFRDAQGRTGLHWAAHYGREETVVALVKLGAAPGAVEDPTSKFPGGRTAADLASSRGHKGIAGYLAEADLTSHLSLMTIKESVIDSVAASIAAEKAIETVEEQSIAPDQSKEGLFSMKSSREAVKKSAQAADLIKAAFARSFHHKKEFVKIKDEISEIPADIVTVASFTNKVSSMNHFTDYLHSASAALKIQHKYRGWKARKDFLKIRNRIVKIQAVVRGHQARTYYKKVLWSVGIVEKVILRWRRKGPGLRGFCADKSIGNTLPVPDNEKIDEYDFLREGRKQKVAGVEKALARVQSMARYPESRDQYMRLKSSEKGIENENITAVTNHD